A window of Hordeum vulgare subsp. vulgare chromosome 5H, MorexV3_pseudomolecules_assembly, whole genome shotgun sequence genomic DNA:
GATCAAACAGTTGGAAAAACACTCTCTAGAGAAGCTCTGTACAGAAGTGTTAGAGTTGGAGATCTCagcattgttgttggtggtgcagTCACAATGGAAGATGGTTCAGGAGAAGCCATCATGTATCTTGTTGAGTATATGTACGAGACACATGATGGCACACAAATGATTCATGGAAGAGTTCTGCAAAATGGTTCACACACTGCCCTCGGCAACGCCGCAAACAAAAGGGAGGTGTTCTTTACCAATGACTGTTTAGATTTCCAAGTATGTGACATGAAAGAATCAGTGACTGTCAACTTCCAGCTGATTCCTTGGGCCACAAGTGCAGAAAAGAGCAGCTAGAAGCTATAAGGGTGGAGAGGGCTAATGCAGAGTATAGGAAGAAGAAAGGTTTGCCGGTGGAGTATATCTGCAAAAGTCTATACTGTCCTGAGAAAGGTGCCTTTTTCTCCCTTCCTTATGAGAAAATGGGCGCCGGAACCGCCACTTGCAGTTCTTGCGAGGAGCGAGAAGCGGTCGGTGATGAATTCAAAAAACTGTCCGAGACCAGCTTTGTCCTCAAGAAGGCCACATACAATGTTCACGACTTCCTGTACATCAAGCCCGAGTTTTTCTCTCGAGTCGCGGGCCGTGGGACCTACAGGGCTGGAAGAAATGTGGGCCTGAAGCCCTATGTGGTATGCCATTTGCAGAGTGTCAATGCTGCTACTGGATCTTATAAAGCTAATCTAGAATCAATAAAAGTCAGTGTAAGAAGGCTATACAGGCCCGATGATATTTCATCGGATAAAGCTTACTCTTCAGATATCAGAGAGGTTTGGCACTCTGCCTTATGTTTACCACATTTTTTATGTGCATCATTACCATCATATTATGCCTGTGATTCCACCTAACTTTATGTTTTTTACACTTGGACTTTAATCTAATTTTCTTTGTTGTTTGATCCAGGTGTGCTACAGTGAAGATATAGTGAGTGTGCCTGTTGCGATGATAGAGGGAAAATGTGAGGTTACAACAAAGGATGACCTTTTAAATTCAAACCTTCCAGTAGTGGTTGAGCATGCCTTCTACTGTGAACATTTATATGAACCTGATACTGGAGCTCTCAAACAGGTCAGAACGATATTGCCGAAATTCAGCTTTTGATTTTCCCCAGTTACCTTTGCGTTCATTTTGTTGCAGCTATCTGGTAATGTATTTTCCATTTGCATGTTTTtcattagatgtgcatgtgtatttTGGTAGACAAAACACACCTTGGCCTCCACATACCTTCTGATCATTCAACTCTACAGGTGCATCACGTACAAAATGGGCGATCGAATATGAAGAACCTGCTGGGCAAGCATTTGTTCAAAATCATCCTGAAGCAGCAGTGTTTGTGGAGAACTGCAATGTGGTTCTGAAGTATGCAAAATCCATTTTCCCCTTTGGATGTACTAAGCACATTACTCCTGTATCTCCAACTCAATTGTGACTTTTCGCCTTTGCAGGGCGACAATGGACAAGTGTGGCAATGTCGATGATTGTGTCTCGACTTCCGAGGCTTCTGCAGGAGCAGCTAAACTTTCAGATGTGAAGGTTAAGAATCTCCCTGTGCCTGGTGAAATAGAGTTCATCAATGGTGGCCCTCCATGACAGGTCAGTTGTTTCACCTATACACCAGGAAAATGCTTGATGCTCTGTTAATCTTCAGCAATGTTGCTTGACACTAGCTGTTcatcctttctcagagattttccgGGATGAACAGATTCAACCAGACTCCATGGAGCAAAGTTCAGTGCGAGATGATTTTGGCATTCCTGTCCTTTGCGGAGTATTTCCGCCCTAGGTTCTTCCTTTTGGAAAATGTCAGGAACTTTGTTTCATTCAACAAAGGCCAAACCTTCAGACTGACGCTAGCATCACTCCTGGAGATGGGTTATCAGGTGCTGCTTGACACTTTCTCTACTCTGTTTGTGCTTAATTGTGTTACTGGCATTGTTTCCCCTCCATATGTTCTGAACCTTGTCTGCATGTTCATAGGTTCGATTCGGCATTTTAGAGGCAGGTGCTTACGGTGTCGCACAGTCCAGGAAAAGGGCGTTCATCTGGGCCGCCGCGCCTGGGGAGACTCTTCCTGACTGGCCTGATCCGATGCACTTCTTCGCGAGCCCTGAGCTGAAGATCAATCTTCCACGAGGCAAATATTATGCCACTGCTAGGAGTACCGCTGGAGGGGCTCCTTTCCGCCCTATGACAGTCAGGGATACAATCGGCGATCTACCACCAGTGGAGAATGGCACCAGCAAACCAACAATGCAGGTACTGTATCACAGAATCCCTACTCCACTCAAGTTTCTTGTGTCAGTATCAGTCAATGTTCTTGATCTGTAGAAGCTGAATTTTCTTTCTCCTTGTGTGCTGCAGTATGGAAACGAGCCCATCTCCTGGTTCCAGAAGAAGATTCGAGGCGATGTGCTTTCTCTGAGTGACCACAAATCCAAAGagatgaaccagctgaatctcataAGGTGCAAGCACATCCCCAAGCGCCCTGGCTGTGACTGGCATGACCTGCCAGATGAGAAGGTAGCATTCAGTTTCATCATATTATTCACTTTTTATGCTGCTCTCTACATTCTTGGTAACCAACCATGTGATGTACTAGCAGCTAATTTTCATCATGTGAATGCCATAGGTGAAGCTATCGACGGGGCAAACGTTGGAGCTGATCCCCTGGTGCTTGCCCAACACAGCCAAGAGGAACAATCAGTGGAAAGGACTGTATGGGAGGCTGGACTGGGAGGGCAACTTCCCCACATCAGTGACGGATCCCCAGCCGATGTGCAAGGTCGGCATGTGCTTCCACCCTGATCAGGACAGGATCATCACTGTTCGTGAATGTGCGCGATCCCAGGTAACCAAGTACCCCTTGTCAATATCCCCATCTGTGAACATACTACCAAGCATTCTACTGCATAGAGTGGGTAGTACACAGCAATACATCCACTGGTGCTTTGGCAATTACACTTGGCTAAAATGAAGCATAGTTGACAGTAGATTCTGTTCTCATTAATGCTACTAGAGTAGATTGAGCTATTTTATCGGAATCAGCTCATAGTTGTGTGCACGTGCAAGCACAATTGCCTCGTTTGCCGTCTGGCTTAACCTCCAGGGCAGGCACAGGCAGATCATCAGAATCCAATGCACGATGCCATGAATCAGATCTGCTGCTATCTTTCTGAAGATCTATGATCTGATCCCACGACATGACATGAATGCAGGGCCTACTTGATGGCCACCGTTTTGCTGGCAACATCCAGAGCAAGCACAGGCAGATTGGGAATGCCGTGCCACCTCCCCTTGCCTCCGCGCTAGGGAGGAAGCTCAAGCAAGCCATCGATGCCAAGCCTACAGTGGCTTAAGTTAGCTGAAGACATGGTCCAAGTGGGACTTAATTTATCATTGGGCCCTATATATATTCTGGGAACAGTTGACTCTGAAGTTATTACAGGCTGGTCACATTTGTGCATCTGTTGTAAGGAGGATTAAAAACATCAGGATGTTGGTGGAGGGAACATGCTCTTAGCATTGGGGGCATAATCTTTAGTGAACACAGGGAACATACTCTTGGAATTGGGGGCATAATCTTTTAGTAAACAGCAACCGTAATGCAATGCCAAGAGGGTTATATGATTACATAGATGAATGCAGTTTTCTGTTCTTTACAAGTGAGAATTATACCACCATCAAGATCAATTGTCATTTTCCAAAGTTGCGAAGAAAAAATAAAGCAACAATCTACCTTTTGTACTGGTCACATGAAACCAACTCTTGGGCTCACTCTGTCACTTGATCTCTTTCATGTGTCAGATTTCCTAAGAATCTCCTGTGCTGACCTGTTACTCTGTTAGTATATTCATACATTGGAGTTTAAAGTGAGGATTACCATCATCGAAAACAATTGTTGTTCTCCAAAGTTGTGAGGAAAAGAAAACAGAGAAGCATGTATCAGCTCTGGAGCTCACCTATCAGTTGATATGAACCCAACTCTGGAGCTCAGCTATCagttgatatctttcatgtatcaGCTTTTCCAAGAAACAAATCTTCTGTGTTGGCCCTGTCACTCTGTTAATTGACTCAACGATATGTGCATAAGAACATAGTAAGATACACTGAATTTCACAATCTTTAGTACCACAACAACTAGTCAGTAGGAGGGATGATTTACACCTTGGAGCAACATCTTACAAAAAAATCCCCTTTGAAAACAGCTTCAGATCATCACAATCGGCTTAAGAATTTCACCTGAACACCAAGCGGACTACAAAGAAACCAAAACTCCCCACAAAAGGGAAAGCAAACAAGATCCTATACACCGCATACAGACTACAAAAGACTGAATTTCCGTAGCATTACATCCTGGAAGaagagaggatgagaagaaacgcCCTTTGACCGAATGGCTCACTCATCTCGGGAGCGTGCTGTAGCCGTAGGTGCTCCCCGTGAAGGACGAGACGGCGGCGTCGGCGTCGAAGGCGTCCCTCTCGTCGAGGTAGACGTTCATGCGGAACGCGGCGTGCACGCCGATGAGGGCGGAGGCGATGACGAGGGAGACGAGCAGGTTGAGGCCCGCGCGGGTGAGCGCGACGGCGAGCACGGTGGCGGCGGAGAGGGCGGCCAGCACGACGCGGTCGTCGACGTCGCGGCCGAGGCAGGCGAGCGGGCCCGCGTCCCCGCCGCGGCCGAAGTAGAACGCGAGCCAGGCGACGAAGAGGCCGAGGAAGGCGAGCATGGAGCGCGGGCGGTAGACGAGGCCGAGGAAGACGAGCAGGAGCGCCGCGAGCGCGTAGTTGGCGCGGAAGTATGCGAGGTTGCGGCGCGCCCGGGCGCGCGCCTCGCCGCAGGTCTCCGGGCGGGAGAAGGCCGTGTGGTCCAGCACCTCCCTCCACGCCCGCGGCCGGCCCACGGCCGCGGCCGCCGCGGCGCTCGCCCCCGCGCGCGAGAAGAAGGCCACCcccgcctccgccgccgtcgctgccggcGGGGAGGATGCGGACGAGGAGGAGggcgcctcgccgtcgccgttcGCGTcgggccgcggcggcggcgggggcggggcCGGGGCCGGGACGGCGCCGTAGCGCGACCAGGAGGCCGTTGAGGAGGACATGGCGGGGGGGAGCGAGGGACGAACCCTAGGtggtggaggggagggggagggggaggggggctggATCGGGGGATCGTGCCGTGATTGATTGAACTGCTTCGGTCGAGCGATCGATCGGGTTTTGTCGAGTGGATCTCGCTggctggatggatggatggggggAGGACCGGAggaggaagggggggggggggggggggggaagagaaAAGGTTTGCTTTCGGGGATTTTTATGAGCCCAATTGGCCAATTCGCGGGCTAATTTAATGGTGGTATTGAAGCGACTAGGAGTAGTTGGGACGTCGGCAGATCCGATCGAGCGGCTCAGAATGGCTCCTCTTCggacacacacgcacgcacacaaACGCGCGTCCATGTCACGGTTCATATGCAACAAACCAGAGTGTCCAAATCGCACTTAAGCGGGCGTTAGTTTGCGGCGTGTCAACGTGGAACGTGTACAGTGTGCTCACAaccttctttttctttgtgtgtgTGCGGGGTAAAGTGAGAtttatacttcctccgtctcaaaataagtgacttaaaagtgactcaactttgcactaactttagtgcaaagttgagtcacttttaagtcacttattttggaagtAAGGGAGTATTACTCAAAGAGGCAAATCAGTGAGAACCAAGTTTACAATGTCATTTTTAAGAGCCGCTCGCCCTTGTCGACAAATGAGTCGTCTCGCTAGCACACCAGCTTACATGAATGAATGAAAACGAAGAGTTGATACCAGTAACAACAAGACTTGTGAAAAGAGTGATCTCGAGCATCCACCTTATTAATCAACAAGAGATAATCAAACTGAAGGGTGGCATTGTGAAAATCTCCATAATAAATAGGCAGTGGTTCTATAAATTCAGGTGTAATGTTGCCATAAAAGCATTAGCGGCAACCTACATGACATCTGCAAATATGGTCATGCACCACCGAGTGGCGGAGGCAGCAATAATTTTTAGGTGTGGTGAATTTTTTGAAGAACAAAACGACGTATACTATAATGATGCAAGAGCTATATTACTTCATATTCATTAAATACAATCAAAATCCATAAGTAAGTACTGGCAACGAAATATCCCACTATACGTCATCCTTGATCTGCTCATACCCCCGCGTTTGCCGAGTCGTCATCGCTGGTAGCCGCCTTCGACTCGGCTAGTCGAAGGCCGCCGCTGCTGGGTGCTACCACCCTGTCGTTCCTTACTGCCTTTCGCTGCCGTCACCACTATGTACGATCAAGATCTTACGAACAGTCGCAAGGTTCGGGTGTACCGCTAATTTTATTGTCATGGACTAGTATCGTACGTGGATTACTAACCACGCCCAATAGCAAACAGCCAATCAGGCCCAACGGGAGGCACAATTCAGCTTCAGACTTAAATTTGCATGTACGTTTGTCTAAAAAAAAGGACACGTACGTATATTTGCAGCGAGCGACAACATTTAGGTATGGCGCCTGCCAAGCCTCGCCATATAGCTCGCTTCGCCACTGGCACCACCACACCCGCTATTGAGCTCCATGAAGATGTGAAGATTTATGCATCCACTTTGAAATGAAACTAAGTAAACAAATTGGTGGTGGAGTCCATTTCTCACATGCCTTGAATTTGCATGTCTTGTTGAATCATTGTTCTTTAAACAATGCAAAACCAAGCAAACGGTCGCAGCAGTTGTGGGCGTCTGTTCCAGCATCGATCTATCTCAGTACCGACATTTTTGCGTCTGTTGGGACAACTGACTGCAATTTCTCAACCCGATCATAGCAGTTGTGGGTGTCGGTTCCAGCATCGGTCTACGTCTCTACCAACATTTTCACGCCCGCGCGCACACTGTGGCCGGTTGTAGCAAAGCCAATCGTCGATCATAGCTATCTATGGTGTTGGTTGCAGCTTACCCATACCATCGTGAGCATCCCGTGGTGCAGGTTGCGGTTCGTCGTCATGCCCATACAAGCATTTGACGATGTCCGATGTAGCTTTTCAACGCACTGGTTGCAGCTCCCCGTCGAGCCATCACAACAACCCGTGATGACAGTTCCAGCTCAGTGTGGCCATCGTTGCATCTCATTGTGGTGACATCACAAACTCGTCACGGGCATGGTTCTAGCGAGCCATGGTCATCGTTGCATCGCGCAACCCTCAATGACCATCGCAATTGGTCGCGGTCTCGGTCATAGCTCGTCGACCTCATGATTCCAACAACCCCATCACCTCGTAGCACCGACAGGGGGTTCCAGCACACAGTTTAGTTGTTGTTTGTCCCAACAACCATGGTTGTCAGTTCCGGCAACCGTGGTCGAAGATCCTAGCATTCGTAGCCGCCGGTCCCAGCAATCACGGCCACACGGCTTGTGCCATCATGTACGCACACCCATAGTAGTTTTTGGCGTCTCCAGTTGAAGCATGAGCATCTGTTGGGCACAATATCGCCCTTCCCCTCTCGATCACCGCCATAGCATGGCCCGCATCACTTGGCCTAGCagctcactgttggggaacgttgcatgggaaataaaaaaattctacgcacacgaagacctatcatggtgatgtccatctacgagaggagatttggatctacgtatccttgtagatcacacagcaagaagcattaagaaacatggttgatgtagtggaacgtcctcacgtccctcgatccgctccgcgaaccgtcccacgaaccgtcccacgatccgttccgatctagtgccgaacggacggcacctccgcgttcagcacacgcacagctcgacgatgatctcggccttcttgatccagcaagcaagacggagaagtagatgagttttccgccaacgtgacggcgctccggtggtggtgacgatctactcctgcagggctccgcccgaactccgcagaaatacgatctagaggaagaactatggtgtctagatctgagttgcacgttgtaaaagttgtctcaaatcagccctaaatcaccactatatataggagggaggtgtgacagcccgatgccgacgttctagaagcttccccttttctttccgttttcgtcgtgtgggtattttcagtcgtcgcatcatcatcgcatcatgcgcatcatctgcattgcatcggcgtctccgttgccgcccattttcaaaacttgcatccgttagttgttgccggttctcgtggttgcccgttctgagttcgaccgcacacgcacgcgcccgcggcaccgtcgaaaccctgtttttaaagtgcgtttaaaactttctctgatcgggttgagatttgacgtgcggtcgtgtttagttatagcgaggccgcctgtcgaatttcgtcgcgatcggagaccgtctggtacccgaacgatcgcccgtagcggcaccggatTCGGtcaaccgtcggacgtctgtcggtgttttaaaattcgtgccgcgccgcccgttctccctctcgtctccggttatttcctctacacggccgcgtacccttacccgcgttcggaatcgtccgaatccgaccccgcggttggatccggagcgcgattccggttaaccgagccccctttttctctataaatacccctcccAAGCCAttatttagacagccccctctcatCTCTCCTCGGAATCCGCGCCCCACCTAGACCTAACCCTAGCCACGCcgccccactctctctcctctgccagcgccgccgggcccgcgaagcccatcgcaggcccgcccgagcccgaatCGCGCCGCCGCCGTGCAAGCCCAGCGGCACCCCGTCGGCGCCGTGCATCCCCTGGCCGAGGTGCTCCTCCCGAGCCCCGACCCCGCTACCTCCATCGCCGGCACCTTCCCCGCCGGACGCCGGAGCTCCGACCACTGGGTGGACGCCGCTGACTGCTGCCCTTCGCCGGCCGGAACCACCAGAGCCTCGGTCGACCCCCCCTGCCTCGCCGTGCAGCCCGAGCAAGCTCGTCGTGCGCCGCCGCCGCATCCCCGTCGTCCGGCCGCCGccttgcgccgccgccgccaggatCAGTCTCGCCACGACCGGATCCGGCGGATCCCGCGGTCTCCCCGCCGCCTGCGCCCCTGTGCCAGGCCGACGAGCCGCCGCGGGCAGCTCCGGCCGCCGATTGCCCGTGCGCGTGCGGGAGGCAACCGCCTCGCCCCTCCCACGCCTGCCCGGCTCCTCGCCCGAGGCCCTGCAGCGCCTCCTCCAGGCCGGCTACGGCCCAGCAAGGCTCCCGCTCGGCCCAGGAGCGCCCGAGGCCCAGTCGCCAAGCCTCTTCCAGGCCGCCTCCTCTCCTGGCCCGTTGGCCCAAGGTGAGGACCAGTGTCCCCTTTATTTGCCGCTCGTGCGAGATTTAGTTGTCCAGCGccaccagattcggcccgttagcATTTAGGATTTTTTGATTTAGTTTTATTACACGTTTTAGACGAATATTGTttcgcccgtaacttttaatccgtatgtcggatcgcaaagatttttatatgcttttcgtgtagaattttgcgtagtatccgtttttgagacttgcatatttatttaacgtagtttaacgtgccaaatgcTCTGTTTTACCGTGTTGTCCCATTAGGTttgtgcccgtatttatttttcgagccgatccggactgcccgtatatcGTAGATtaaatgccatttggagtcctgtagctatagattttgctgctgtcaatattgcttcaggctgaaaactgcactttcaggaggtgttatttttctctaagtctgaaatagtatgcgagatgtcattttgtgtcttcttttcctagtgctcctcgctgccatgctagttgttgttagatgtttgtagtagtgcttcttgccctcttccgtgccatgccttgcttgagcttatcggagttgtgtagccgaagttgtgaggcgtagaaaatgctatgtggctgattttggcagattgtagtattttcttgttttgctcgtagttttcgaaccgtagctccattttgatcgcgtcatacatgaaacttgcttagaatcttgtgtagtttcattttctcttgctggttgtttgttttgatgcgctcgtagatgtcgttgcacacattttgcattcatgccatcatatcttgcggtgcttgtaacttttgatccgtagctccgttggagatgttctctatgtgtagattgcttgcctcgacgcgtagaaccacgtgaacctatttgtttttctgtttagcaaccaattaaatgcactaaatcagatctggacagaattgtaatttaacatatggggtcgtctcggaggtgctatatgtcatttccgacctcatttaaaatgcctagataggtagtttaatttccgcttcacctcttgcatgtttgacaacattaatattgccgtgtatataatcgggagtgaactaaataattaacgtggagtttcgtcaatatgcaactcgtgcatattgagcttcacttaatgtgtagtgtttgattgtgtgatttgtcatgccgtgacttgcatgtattcagtagctcatgcatcatatgtattgtgcatcgtgtggtgaattttgtgtgttgatttgtgtttccggtttgcttcgtctcgatagatttccgcagcgtgccggattgtgaggacccgttcgactacgtcggttcgtctgcttcacggaggcattcttcttccaagcgggatctcaggcaagatgaacatttccccagataccattactatcattgccttgctagtttatcgcttctgtcgattacgtctcgttgcctaccacctgttaaagtcagcctttcaacaatgccatgattaccatcaacctgttcgacctagcaaaccactgattggctatgttactgcttgcttaaccctgtttagcgttgctagttgcaggtgcagatgcttccatgtgataacatgggtcccttgtcatatcaccatattaatactatttaatttaatgcacctatatatctggtaaaaggtggaaggctcggcctttctagcctggtgttttgttcgacctttgcccccttagtttcggctaccggtgttatgttccataaacgagtgcTCCTAAcaagatcggggttgttatggggacccccttgataattcgttttagattaaggctggtctggcaaggctcaactttggttctacattttcccaacataataacttgataatattgaaatgcatagggagttagcgctacccgaggagtaattctacataatacaggggggccagtgctgttggtgctggtccaaaactagagccgtttgcggggccaacccggggcaactcgggagatttctaccaggccaccgtacgctgtgcttatccgtcgtgtcctgagaacgagatacgcggctcctatcgggatcgtcgacacgccgggcggccttgctggattagttttacctttgacgagatatcttgtgcatcgggattccggtgatgctttgggtaatctcagagttgaggttttccactagggaatccgacgagatcgcgagcttcgtgattgaggatttctatgcggcttgtggtaatttgtgatggactagttggagcacccctgcagggttaaatctttcggaaagccgtgcccgcggttatgtggcaacgtggaaactttgtttaacactggttctagataacttgaagttaactcaattaaaacttgccaactgtgtgcgaaaccgtgactgtctctttcgtgagttctttctccgatcgaggacatggtggggttatgtctgacgtaggtaggtgtacaggatcattcatttgatcatcagtagtcacgtccgttatgcgtagatcttccccctctaattcttgtaatcgtaagtttagccaccaaatatatgcttagctgctgctgcaacctcaccacttaaccatacctcgcccattaagctttgctagtcttgatacctttggaaatgagattgctgagttccctgtggctcacagattactacaacaccagttgcaggtacaggtaaaggttacatgacgcgagcgcgttgattgttcatttggagttgcttcttcttcttcttcatcgatctaggatgggttccaggccggcagcctgggatagcaaggatggacgttgttcttcttttgtcgttgttttcatccgtagtcggaccctgctcttactcttgatgattatgtaatgtactgatgtgactctgatgtagcttgtggcgagtgtaagccaaccctttatatatctcatcttttcagtacatgtacttgcaacgatatccattcttgcgacacgacgagatgcgcttctatccctgacgaggccctcgtgccagattgaggatagggtcgcatcttgggcgtgacaggtacacgttgtgtcttaaagagtccttgtagcttgctacgactcggggacgcttcgtatgtcaggtgcactgccttgcacttgatggcttctgtaaatcgtgcccgtgcgatcctctccacgaaaatatcgaacggaaatctttctcatgagtttgttctggcttgtttcataagcctcatccctttgttttgttgaaatatggtaattcaagttgcttcgatgtcaagtggtgatttcagatctttccaagaggtgttctcatatttttatgtgagaatgcaaatccttttgcttaatcaattctcgtgtcaattcttgtctaccggagttttcatatcaattcttttccaaccggtgtgcttctcttcagtgaattcaatcctctctaattgttGCAGATGATtccctcaattctttccggagttatctcatctgtcccaagtcgtctttgtttttccccgccctcccgccctttttcttcggtgattgtatttcatccaagcgcattcatttcattgtgcttccgctatctcgtcTTCCTTTCGTAGTCGgtaattcgttgtgaagattctcaggagtagagttcatcatttcttcattttgttcttttccggtgaatttaattcagctatacgtgttcatcatatccttgtcatccttgtaattctctttcatgttggagattctttcaacctatcttggttattcactCCTCTGTTTTCATCCGGTGCGTTGAAGAtacctcagagtttcttgtttcaggtctttcattatttcaaggtgctcaaccccatctagttttcttattccggtgcaatatccctcgtTCTAgctattgtttcaacggtgattttctTCGAgtaggcccataacccacaggttctttcccaggatctttcctgactcTTTTAATCGTTTCtcagagatcattaattcttttcaactatgacgtgagTATgagtttcatcagtcatatcccttcttcaagttctatttgaattaattctcatatttggctcaatcttgcattcttatttattccggaggtctcagctattcttggtgttgttcctcgtca
This region includes:
- the LOC123452739 gene encoding PRA1 family protein E-like; translation: MSSSTASWSRYGAVPAPAPPPPPPRPDANGDGEAPSSSSASSPPAATAAEAGVAFFSRAGASAAAAAAVGRPRAWREVLDHTAFSRPETCGEARARARRNLAYFRANYALAALLLVFLGLVYRPRSMLAFLGLFVAWLAFYFGRGGDAGPLACLGRDVDDRVVLAALSAATVLAVALTRAGLNLLVSLVIASALIGVHAAFRMNVYLDERDAFDADAAVSSFTGSTYGYSTLPR